The genomic interval GTTTTTAAAATTAGACTAATAATTCTGTCAAATGTTACAGAGTTTAGTGTGTTTCAGCTGTTTTTAAAAACATTAAGTAATTTTGTTATTTTAAATTAGTCTTAATTACGTGTTTAATTGCATTAAATTATATACTTTTGCACCGTTATCATATTTTATCAGAATGTTAGTTAGTGATTTGACCACCAAAGTATTATTTGAAACCGAAAAAGGATACAGTTATCAATGTGATTTGACCAATAGTATAATCATCAATTTTGTTGATACAGTGTCAAGTTATAAGATTCAAGATTTTTTGATTTTTCAAAGAAAGGTTAATAGCGTTGACATTCTTAATATGCTTTATGACTTATCCGACTACTCAGACGCACAGCTGATTGAAACTACAAAAAGAAATTTTTCCAGAAATCTTACCATTTGCGAAATAGTGCAGTTAAGAGATTTATTAAACGGAACTAAATTTACACTCAACTTACATTCAATGCTTTGCAATATTGTAAACGTAGAGCTTATTTAGATTCTTACTTAGATTAAATCCAAATTTTCAGGCAGTTAGAGCTGTCTCCTTTAATTTTAGTAATTTTACACGTATAAAAATTAAAGGTTATGAAAGATTTACTTAGAACACGTACTTCATTAGTTGAAGGTGTAGAAAATATATTGAACTTACAAGCAAAATTAGAAAGCGATGCTTCTAACAAATATTTAGCTATGGCTGCATGGTTAGATAGAAACGGTTATGCTAATACAGCATCTTATTTGTACAAACAAGCCGAAGAAGAAAGAGAGCATTTTCTAAAAGTTTTTAAATATATTACAGATATGGGAGGGATTGCCATTACGCCATCTATTCCAGAAGTGCAGCAAGAATTTGCTTCTTTAAGAGAAGTATTTGAAATCGCTTTACAAAACGAAATTGCAGTTACTCAAGCTATCAATAAAGTAATCGCAAAATGTAGAGCTGAAAATGATTATGCTACAGAAGATTTTATGATGTGGTATGTAGCTGAGCAAAGAGAAGAAGAGAAAAATGCAAGAAGAGCTTTAGAACTTTTTGAATTGATCAACGAAAACGCACCTGACGGAAAATTCCAATTAGATGTGCAAATAGCAAAAATCGGATAATTAACCGATTTATAAATTTAAAAAAGCCCTTAATAATTTATTAAGGGCTTTTTTATTGTTTTAGAAGATCAGCTTCGGAGAAGCTAAATATTTATAGAAATTTTTATTTATTATAAAGGATAAAGCTCCAGCGGAGCGACATATTTTTATGCTATTATATTTCGCTCCGCTGGAGCTCTTCTGTGGCCATGTATGTGATTTAAGCTATAAATATTTGCCCTGCTAGGGCAATAAAGAAAAGTTGATAAAACAAAGGCTGTCTAAAAATTAGTAGACAGCCTTTTGTTTTTTATTCATTCATCAAAGTTTCAATTTCATCAACTTCAACTGGAATATTTCTCATTAAGTTGAAAGGTTCTCCTTTTTCCTGAACCACAACATTATCTTCTAAACGGATTCCGAACTTTTCTGCCGGAATATAA from Flavobacterium sp. YJ01 carries:
- a CDS encoding ferritin, whose product is MKDLLRTRTSLVEGVENILNLQAKLESDASNKYLAMAAWLDRNGYANTASYLYKQAEEEREHFLKVFKYITDMGGIAITPSIPEVQQEFASLREVFEIALQNEIAVTQAINKVIAKCRAENDYATEDFMMWYVAEQREEEKNARRALELFELINENAPDGKFQLDVQIAKIG